GATTCGCGTTTAAGGCATCGGATGGCCCACGGTGCTTTAGGCCATGAAGAGCCTCGAAAATCTACCGTGTGTCTCGCAACAAGGCTTTGAGCGCATGCCAGGAAACAGGGTTCTCGGTCATCAATGCCGCATCGATGACGGCAAGAACGACCTGCGCCAAGTCCACGGCATCGCACGTTGCGTCCGCACAGGTCGCATGGTGCCTTGGACATTGCACTTCATCCACCAAGCCGACGAAGTCGGATCTTCCTTGGCCGCTTTCGACGACCACCGTGCCCTGAAACCTTTGAAGCGGCCCAGGAACGATCCGATCAACTCGCAAGAACACTCGCCATCCCTGACGGTTTCGCAAGAACGGTTGCGCCGCCGAGAAAAACGGTCTGTTGCAAGATGTGTTTATTGCAACCACAGGGCAATCCACGTGCCGCTCTCAGTCGAGACACGATCTGTCCACTGGGCTTGATTGACAAAAGGGTTCCCACGGCACCTCGTTCGACCCCAAGCCTGAATACTTTCGCAGTCAGGCGCTCGGTTCTGACCATGTGACAGCCGTTGGGATGGCCGGGTGGGCAAAGGGCATGCCTGCACCATGGGTCGATGGATTTTGAACAGATGCTCTTTCATGACCTCGATTGGTCGTTTGCCGCTGAGATCGGTCTGCGTACCTTGGTCATGTTCACCGTCATCTTGCTGTTCTTGCGGCTCTCCGGCAAGAAGGGCGTGCGGCAACTGTCCATCTTCGAGGTGGCGATCGTCATCGGGCTGGGTTCTGCAGCGGGCGACCCGATGTCCAACGAGCAGAACGCGATCGTCCCAGCGCTCATCGTGTTCAGCACGATTCTGCTTTTTTATCGCTTCATCACCTGGTTGGCCTCCAGGAGTGAAAAGTTCGAAAGTGTGCTCGAAGGTGACCCGATCTACGTGATCGAGGACGGTTCAATTCGTGCTGAACAACACCCAGACGGGTTATGCGAAGGACGAGTTCTTCTCCGAGATGCGCCAACAGTCCATCGAGCATGTGGGCCAAGTGCGAACGGCAATCCTCGAGACCAACGGTTCGGTCAGCTTTTTCTTCTACGCTGACGACGAGGTCAAGTCTGGCTTGCCCGTGTTGCCCAAGGTCTTTGGTCAAAGAAGCAAGCACATGAATCACAAAGGCCTGTATGCCTGCACCACGTGCGCGAACGTCCAGCAACTGGATGCAGGTCGCCACACATGCGTGCGGTGCCATCAAGATGAATGGGTACAAGCCATGGCGTCAAAACGCTTGGCCTGATGAAGTTTTGAGATGCTGGTGATCTGCCAGCTGTTGTTTGTTGCTAAACCCCGGTAGGCCTTGTTTAAAACGCAAACGCGTCTGCCGATCCAGTTCCTAAATCCACTCCCTTCAAGTCCTGATCTGGAAAATCGCTTGACCTCGAACGACAACGCACTGATCGCCCGCCTCGATGGCACCGATCGCACACGCTTTCTCGACCTGTGCGAGAGAACACAGTTGATCCCCACGACCTGCCTGTTCCAGCCGGGCGATCCAATCAACCATGTGTATTTTCCTGGTGAGGGGTTTGTCTGCCTCATGGCACACGAGGCTGACACCCCGGAACTGATCATCGCGATGGTGGGCCGGGAGGGCATGCTGGACTCGTGTGCGATCTTGGGCATCGCACACACCCCGGTGCGAGCGCTTGTTCATGGCGAGGGGTGGGCCTGGCGAATGCCCACCCAGGTCTTTGACCAGCAGTTGAAAACCAGCCCGGCGCTCAAGCGCCTGATGGACCGGTATGTGGCGGTGGTGCTGAATCAATCCGCGACGCTCGCTCTGTGCTTGCGCTTCCACGAGGTTGGTGCGCGCCTGGCACGGTGGCTGCTGATGAGCCAGGACCGTACCGGATCGAGCCACTGCCAAGTGACCCAGGAAGCGTTGGGCAGCATGCTAGGGGTGCGCCGCGTGAGCATCACCACGGCGGCGAACGTGCTGCAACAACGTGGCGCCATCAGCTACCGCCGCGGTGACATCCATATTCTTGATCGCACAATGCTGGAAGAGACGGCCTGCAGTTGTTATCGTGCCGATCAGGAAAGCTATGAGGCGCTGCTGCGTTGATAAGTCAAGTCTTCTTTCGATATTAAAGCCAAAAGCCCAATATAGAAATTCTGGGCTTTTGGCTTTTGAGTTGATGATAAATCAACCAAATGTGATTTATCAACACTAGTATTCGCATAAGTGTCGTGCTTAGACACAGCGGAAAACCGACAAGTCCGTAGGACGCCGTGGTTGTCGAGGGCGATGAGTTCACGTTGTCCATTGCCGTCAGCTTCCAAGCAAGGAGGCATCGATCTGTGCAGGGCTTGAGACGCTTGGACTTCACGTCGATGCCAAGTAACGCGGTATCAAAGCTGTCTTTCCTTGCTAGCCAAGACTTAGAAATTCAGCGGCCTCGCAGGAGCGACGTTGTGGCCATGCCTGCGAAGGTCAGCAACAGCGAGCCGCCAAGGTGTAGCGTCATCGCGGCGCAGGCCATCCCAAGGCGATCGTGGCGCATCAGCTGGACCACCTCACCCGAAAAACTCGAGAACGTGCTCAAACCACCAAGAAATCCTGTGATGACCAGCAGTCTCCATTGTGGTGGCAGTTCAGGATGGGCACCAAAGAACGCCAGCGCAAGTCCCACCAGGTAAGCAGCCAGCAGGTTGGCAACCAGGGTGCCCGGTGGAATCGCCGGAAAAATCATGTTCAGCGCCATGCCCAGCAGCCAACGTGAAACACACCCCAACGCTCCGCCGATCACCACTGCAAAAAATGAGATTGACGAGTTCATTCTTGTGCAGATTACGCCCAGGGATGTTCGCGCAGTTTGAGAAGGCTCCGGGGACTGGGCATGAACAATGTCAGCAGGAAAATGCGAAGGCTTGTGGCGTGCAAAACGCTGACCAATGGTGGGGGTCCGTGTCCATGAGAGCGGCGACTGTCATGCTTGTCAGGGTTCGAGCCCGTCCATAGCCGATACCCATGTCTTAGCCCATCTTGGCACTGCCCACAAGCATGTCTAAGGATTGCAAAGCTGAATTCGATCTTCACGACGTTGCGGCTTTGTGGGCGGCCAGCAAAGCTTTGACCAGCGATGGATGCAGCGTTCCGAGCTTCGGGTTTTGGCCGTGCGGCGCCGAAGGCGGAACTGAAAACCAGTCGGTGTTGTAGGGCAGGTCCACGATCTGCTTCAGATCGAACTTGGTGTCGTAGCTCAGACCCGCCATCTCACAGGCGGCGAGGTTGCGCAGCCTCAGGATCGAGAACTCACCTTGGTAAAGGGTCGTGGTCCGCTGACTGGTCCCGTAGACCACACTGACCTGGAACTGTGGCGACGCGTCGTCAAACACACTCAGAATCAGGGCTGGGCGCGGCTTGGGTCTTGGATGGATGTCGTCAGGGAAATGGCACCAGACAATGTCGCCGGCCGTGGGCTCTGCCCACCACACGACGCTCATTTGGGGTCAAGCAAGCTGGAGCGAACCGAGCGTTTGACAGCGGGTGGAACGCGATCCTGGATCTGGCGGACCTGCGCTGTCGTCAGCGCACCCTCGTCGGCTTCGTACTGGGGAAGCACGCGCATGGCGAGTTCGTGCAGAGCGTGATGAATCGCTTGCGTCTCATCCATGCCCAACTGCTTGGCCAGGCGCTTGGCCGTCTCGCGCGTGACGCCCGATGCGCTGTCCACCAAGCGGTAGCGAAAAGCGATCTGTTCGACAGAGACACTCATGACCGAATCCTTTATATGATATCTTAAAGATATCAAATCAGCATGAGGTTGTCAAGTCTCGGACCCCA
This genomic window from Comamonadaceae bacterium OTU4NAUVB1 contains:
- a CDS encoding DUF421 domain-containing protein; this translates as MRQQSIEHVGQVRTAILETNGSVSFFFYADDEVKSGLPVLPKVFGQRSKHMNHKGLYACTTCANVQQLDAGRHTCVRCHQDEWVQAMASKRLA
- a CDS encoding Crp/Fnr family transcriptional regulator gives rise to the protein MTSNDNALIARLDGTDRTRFLDLCERTQLIPTTCLFQPGDPINHVYFPGEGFVCLMAHEADTPELIIAMVGREGMLDSCAILGIAHTPVRALVHGEGWAWRMPTQVFDQQLKTSPALKRLMDRYVAVVLNQSATLALCLRFHEVGARLARWLLMSQDRTGSSHCQVTQEALGSMLGVRRVSITTAANVLQQRGAISYRRGDIHILDRTMLEETACSCYRADQESYEALLR
- the crcB gene encoding fluoride efflux transporter CrcB; this encodes MNSSISFFAVVIGGALGCVSRWLLGMALNMIFPAIPPGTLVANLLAAYLVGLALAFFGAHPELPPQWRLLVITGFLGGLSTFSSFSGEVVQLMRHDRLGMACAAMTLHLGGSLLLTFAGMATTSLLRGR
- a CDS encoding type II toxin-antitoxin system PemK/MazF family toxin — encoded protein: MSVVWWAEPTAGDIVWCHFPDDIHPRPKPRPALILSVFDDASPQFQVSVVYGTSQRTTTLYQGEFSILRLRNLAACEMAGLSYDTKFDLKQIVDLPYNTDWFSVPPSAPHGQNPKLGTLHPSLVKALLAAHKAATS